A genomic segment from Carassius auratus strain Wakin chromosome 25, ASM336829v1, whole genome shotgun sequence encodes:
- the LOC113043251 gene encoding CCR4-NOT transcription complex subunit 1-like isoform X1, whose product MNLDSLSLALSQISYLVDNLTKKNYRASQQEIQHIVNRHGPEADRHLLRCLFSHVDFSGDGKSSGKDFHQTQFLIQECVSLITKPNFISTLCYAIDNPLHYQKSLKPSPHLFTQLSKVLKLSKVQEVIFGLALLNSSNVDLRGFAAQFVKQKLPDLLRSYVDADLGGSQEGGFQDIAIEVLHLLLSHLLFGQKGSSGVGQEQIDAFLKTLCRDFPQERCPVVLAPLLYPDKRDILMDRILPDSGELNKTMMESSLADFMQEVGYGFCASLEECRNIIMQYGMREVTASQVARVLGMMARTHSGLSDGIGLQSISNPVGGGIWSDGKDKSDGSQAHTWNVEVLIDVVKEVNPNLNFKEVTYELDHPGFLIRDSKGLQIVVCGIQRGLGLEVFPVDLIYRPWKHAEGQLSFIQHSLMSPEVFCFADYPCHAVAIDILKAPPEDDNREIATWKSLDLVESLLRLSEVGHYEQVKQLFSFPIKHCPDMLVLALLQISTSWHTLRHELISTLMPIFLGNHPNSAIILHYAWHGQGQSPSIRQLIMHSMAEWYMRGEQYDQAKLSRILDVAQDLKSLSMLLNGTPFAFVIDLAALASRREYLKLDKWLTDKIREHGEPFIQACVTFLKRRCPSILGGLAPEKDQPKSAQLPPETLATMLACLQSCAGSVSQELSETILTMVANCSNVMNKARQPPPGVLPKGRAPSTSSLDAISPVQMDPLSAISSLSLGVSSTSHTPSMQGFPSLQGSAFSNPQSPAKAFSNLPNPNPSTAFPVISPLSSQLQGSLSTSLTGIGSGLGMPAVSSDPFGTRKMSTPGLNPPTFQQTDLSQVWPEANQHFSKEIDDEANSYFQRIYNHPPHPTMSVDEVLEMLQRFKDSNVKREREVFNCMLRNLFEEYRFFPQYPDKELHITACLFGGIIEKGLVTYMALGLALRYVLEALRKPFGSKMYYFGIAALDRFKNRLKDYPQYCQHLASIAHFLQFPHHLQEYIEYGQQSRDPPVKMQGSITTPGSLALAQAQAQSQTPKPPQPGQTCTLVTTATTTTTAPKTTTITRPTAVGPKKDVPPSINTTNIDTLLVATDQTERIVEPPENVQEKIAFIFNNLSQSNMSQKVEELKETVKEEFMPWVSQYLVMKRVSIEPNFHSLYSNFLDTLKNPEFVKMVLSETYRNIKVLLTSDKAAANFSDRSLLKNLGHWLGMITLAKNKPILYTDLELKSLLLEAYVKGQQELLYVVPFVAKVLESSLRSVIFRPQNPWTMGIMNVLAELHQEHDLKLNLKFEIEVLCKNLSLDISELKPGNLLRDKEKLKNLEEQLSAPKKETKPPEEMLPIVTTVDSVPFTAAPSTPATTTTCTATGPPTPQFSYHDINVYALAGLAPHINININIPLLQAHPQLKQCVRPAIERAVQELVHPVVDRSIKIAMTTCEQIVRKDFALDSEESHMRVAAHHMMRNLTAGMAMITCREPLLMSIATNLKNSFAAALRAPTPQQREMMEEAAARIAQDNCELACCFIQKTAVEKAGPEMDKRLATEFELRKHARQEGRRYCDPMVLTYQAERMPEQIRLKVGGVDPKQLAVYEEFARNVPGFLPSNDLSQPTGFLAQPMKQQAWPTDDVAHIYDKCISDLEQHVHAIPPALAMNPQTQAMRSLLEAIVMARNSRDGIAALGLLQKAVEGLLDATSGADPDLLLSYRECHLLVLKALQDGRAYGPQWCNKQITRCLIECRDEYKYNVDAVELLIRNHLVNMQQYDLHLAQSMENGLNYMAVAFAMQLVKLLLVDERSGSHITEADLFHTIETLMRTNAHSRANAPEGLPQLMDVVRSNYEAMIDRHHGGPNFMMHSGISQASEYDDPPGLREKAEYLLREWVNLYHSAAAGRDSTKAFSAFVGQMHQQGILKTDDLITRFFRLCTEMCVEISYRAQAEQQHPTTSPAIIRAKCYHNLDAFVRLIALLVKHSGEATNTVTKINLLNKVGMLTMVLGIVVGVLIQDHDVRQTEFQQLPYHRIFIMLLLELNAPEHVLETINFQTLTAFCNTFHILRPTKAPGFVYAWLELISHRIFIARMLAHTPQQKGWPMYAQLLIDLFKYLAPFLRNVELNKPMQILYKGTLRVLLVLLHDFPEFLCDYHYGFCDVIPPNCIQLRNLILSAFPRNMRLPDPFTPNLKVDMLSEINIAPRILTNFTGVMPSQFKKDLDSYLKTRSPVTFLSELRSNLQVSNEPGNRYNIQLINALVLYVGTQAIAHIHNKGSTPSMSTITHSAHMDIFQNLAVDLDTEGRYLFLNAIANQLRYPNSHTHYFSCTMLYLFAEANAEAIQEQITRVLLERLIVNRPHPWGLLITFIELIKNPAFKFWSHDFVHCAPEIEKLFQSVAQCCMGQKQAQQVMEGTGAS is encoded by the exons ATGAATCTTGACTCGCTCTCGCTGGCTTTGTCTCAAATCAGCTACCTGGTGGACAATTTAACTAAGAAAAACTACAGAGCCAGCCAGCAGGAAATACAACAT ATTGTGAATCGTCACGGCCCTGAGGCAGACCGGCATTTATTACGCTGTCTCTTTTCCCATGTGGATTTCAGTGGCGATGGTAAAAGCAGTGGCAAAGATTTTCACCAG ACACAGTTTCTGATCCAGGAGTGCGTGTCTCTTATTACAAAACCAAATTTTATTTCTACGCTTTGTTACGCCATTGACAATCCTCTGCACTATCAAAAG AGTTTGAAACCATCACCTCATTTATTTACTCAGCTGAGTAAAGTTCTCAAGCTAAGCAAGGTTCAGGAG GTGATTTTTGGCCTTGCTCTGCTGAACTCCAGTAACGTAGACCTCCGAGGGTTTG CTGCTCAATTTGTGAAGCAGAAGCTCCCTGACCTCCTCCGCTCGTACGTGGACGCAGACCTCGGAGGGAGTCAGGAAGGTGGCTTCCAGGACATTGCCATAGAGGTTCTGCATCTGCTCCTCTCCCATCTTCTGTTCGGTCAGAAGGGCTCCAGCGGAGTCGGTCAAGAGCAGATTGACGCGTTCCTCAAAACACTGTGCAGAG ATTTCCCGCAGGAGCGCTGTCCTGTGGTGCTCGCACCACTGCTGTACCCTGACAAACGGGACATTCTCATGGACAGGATCCTGCCAGACTCTGGAGAATTAAACAAGACCATGATGGAGAGTTCACTTGCCGACTTCATGCAAGAAGTTGGCTATGGCTTTTGTGCAAG TCTTGAAGAGTGCAGGAACATAATCATGCAGTATGGGATGCGAGAGGTGACAGCCAGTCAGGTGGCCAGAGTGCTGGGCATGATGGCCCGCACTCACTCTGGGCTGTCCGATGGCATCGGCCTGCAG TCCATCTCAAATCCAGTTGGTGGTGGGATCTGGAGTGATGGGAAGGACAAGAGTGACGGCTCTCAGGCCCACACCTGGAATGTTGAAGTTCTAATTGATGTGGTCAAAGAAGTG AACCCCAATCTGAATTTCAAGGAGGTGACCTATGAGCTGGATCACCCTGGCTTCCTGATCCGGGACAGTAAGGGGCTTCAGATAGTGGTCTGTGGGATCCAGAGGGGTCTGGGATTGGAGGTGTTCCCAGTGGACCTCATCTACAGACCATGGAAGCATGCAGAAGGACAG CTGTCATTCATTCAACACTCACTGATGAGTCCTGAAGTCTTCTGCTTTGCTGACTACCCCTGTCATGCTGTTGCCATTGACATCCTGAAGGCCCCACCTGAGGATGACAACCGAGAAATAGCCACATG GAAGAGCTTGGACCTAGTGGAGAGCCTCTTGCGCCTCTCTGAAGTTGGGCATTATGAACAGGTGAAGCAGCTCTTCAGCTTTCCCATCAAGCACTGCCCGGACATGCTAGTGCTGGCGCTGCTTCAGATCAGTACATCCTGGCACACCCTGCGTCATGAGCTCATCTCCACCCTCATGCCCATCTTCCTGGGCAACCACCCCAACTCTGCCATCATCTTGCACTATGCCTGGCATGGACAG GGCCAGTCCCCATCCATCCGCCAGCTGATCATGCACTCTATGGCTGAGTGGTACATGAGAGGAGAGCAGTACGACCAGGCCAAGCTATCCCGCATCCTGGATGTGGCTCAGGACTTGAAG TCTCTATCGATGCTGCTGAATGGTACTCCGTTTGCCTTTGTTATTGACCTTGCTGCACTTGCCTCTCGCCGTGAATACCTCAAACTTGACAAATGGCTCACTGACAAAATTCGAGAGCACGGG GAGCCTTTCATCCAGGCGTGCGTCACATTCCTGAAGAGACGTTGTCCCTCTATCTTGGGTGGTTTGGCTCCAGAGAAAGACCAGCCGAAAAGTGCTCAACTTCCTCCTGAAACTCTGGCTACCATGCTTGCATGTCTGCAGTCTTGTGCTGG GAGTGTGTCTCAAGAGCTGTCAGAGACAATCTTGACCATGGTGGCCAACTGTAGCAATGTGATGAACAAGGCCCGGCAGCCGCCACCAGGAGTCTTGCCAAAGGGACGAGCTCCCAGCACCAGCAGCTTAGATGCTATTTCACCTGTGCAG atGGACCCTCTCTCTGCGATTAGCTCTCTGAGTCTAGGTGTCTCGTCCACCTCTCACACCCCGAGCATGCAAGGATTCCCCAGCCTGCAGGGCTCTGCCTTCAGTAACCCCCAGTCCCCAGCCAAAGCCTTCTCGAACCTGCCCAACCCGAACCCCAGCACAGCTTTCCCAGTTATCAGCCCCCTCTCTTCTCAGCTCCAAG GTTCTCTGAGCACAAGCTTGACTGGGATTGGCTCAGGTTTGGGCATGCCCGCTGTCAGCAGTGACCCCTTCGGCACCAGGAAGATGAGCACACCGGGGCTGAACCCACCCACCTTCCAGCAGA CTGATCTCTCTCAGGTGTGGCCCGAGGCAAACCAGCACTTTAGTAAGGAGATAGACGATGAGGCAAACAGCTACTTCCAGCGCATCTACAACCATCCTCCACACCCCACAATGTCCGTAGATGAG GTGCTGGAAATGCTGCAGAGATTTAAGGACTCGAACGTCAAGCGGGAACGGGAAGTTTTTAACTGCATGCTGAGGAATCTGTTTGAGGAGTACCGATTCTTCCCTCAGTATCCGGACAAAGAGCTACACATCACCGCTTGCCTCTTTGGGGGGATCATTGAGAAAGGCCTGGTCACGTACATGGCGCTGGGCTTGGCCTTACGATATGTCCTGGAAGCCTTACGCAAACCTTTCGGATCAAAGATGTATTACTTTGGGATCGCTGCACTAGATCGATTTAAAAATAG ACTGAAGGACTATCCCCAGTACTGTCAGCACTTGGCATCAATAGCCCATTTCCTGCAGTTTCCGCACCATTTACAAGAG TATATTGAGTATGGCCAGCAGTCCAGAGACCCTCCTGTGAAGATGCAAGGCTCCATTACCACCCCAGGTAGCCTAGCTTTAGCCCAGGCTCAAGCTCAGTCTCAGACCCCCAAACCCCCTCAACCTGGCCAGACCTGCACCTTAGTGACCACAGCCACCACCACAACCACTGCTCCCAAAACCACCACCATCACGAGACCTACAGCTGTTGGACCGAAGAAGGACGTCCCA CCTTCGATCAACACCACAAACATTGACACCTTGTTGGTGGCCACAGACCAAACTGAAAGGATCGTTGAGCCCCCAGAGAATGTTCAGGAGAAGATTGCATTCATCTTCAACAACTTGTCCCAATCAAACATGTCCCAAAAG GTGGAGGAGCTGAAAGAGACTGTGAAAGAAGAATTCATGCCCTGGGTTTCTCAGTACCTGGTTATGAAACGTGTCAGCATTGAGCCCAACTTCCACAGCCTGTATTCAAACTTCCTGGACACACTGAAAAACCCAGAGTTTGTCAAGATGGTTCTCAGTGAGACTTACAGAAACATCAAG gtcCTCCTTACCTCTGATAAGGCAGCTGCTAACTTCTCAGATCGATCCCTGCTGAAGAATTTGGGTCACTGGCTTGGAATGATCACCTTAGCTAAAAACAAACCCATACTGTACACa GACCTGGAGCTGAAATCTCTCTTGCTGGAGGCTTATGTGAAAGGCCAACAGGAGTTACTGTATGTCGTCCCCTTTGTGGCCAAAGTCTTGGAATCAAGTCTACGGAGTGTG ATCTTCAGACCGCAGAACCCTTGGACCATGGGTATCATGAATGTACTGGCTGAGCTCCACCAGGAACATGACTTAAAG CTTAACCTCAAGTTCGAGATTGAGGTGCTCTGCAAGAATCTGTCTTTGGACATCAGTGAGCTGAAACCAGGAAACCTACTGAGAGACAAAGAGAAGCTGAAGAACTTGGAGGAGCAGCTCTCTGCACCAAAGAAAGAGACCAAGCCTCCTGAAGAGATGCTGCCTATAGTTACAACAG TAGATTCTGTTCCATTTACAGCCGCTCCGTCAACTCCGGCCACCACCACGACCTGTACGGCCACGGGACCACCCACACCACAGTTCAGCTACCATGACATCAATGTGTATGCCTTGGCTGGCCTGGCCCCGCACATCAACATCAATATTAAC ATCCCATTACTACAGGCCCACCCTCAGCTGAAGCAGTGTGTGAGACCAGCAATTGAGCGTGCTGTACAGGAACTTGTTCACCCAGTGGTGGACCGATCCATCAAGATCGCCATGACCACCTGTGAGCAGATAGTCAGGAAGGACTTCGCGCTAGACTCTGAGGAGTCTCACATGCGTGTGGCCGCCCACCACATGATGCGTAACCTGACTGCCGGCATGGCCATGATCACCTGCAGGGAGCCTCTGCTCATGAGCATCGCCACCAACCTGAAGAACAGCTTTGCTGCAGCTCTTAGG GCTCCCACACCCCAGCAGAGAGAGATGATGGAAGAGGCGGCTGCTCGCATCGCACAGGACAACTGTGAGCTTGCTTGTTGCTTTATCCAGAAGACAGCGGTGGAGAAAGCTGGACCAGAGATGGACAAGAGGCTGGCAACT GAATTCGAGCTGAGGAAGCACGCTCGCCAAGAAGGTCGACGCTACTGTGACCCTATGGTGCTCACCTATCAGGCTGAGCGCATGCCAGAGCAGATCAGACTGAAG GTCGGTGGAGTGGATCCTAAACAGCTGGCTGTTTATGAAGAGTTTGCCCGTAATGTCCCAGGTTTCCTACCCAGTAATGACCTGTCTCAACCAACTGGTTTCCTTGCCCAGCCAATGAAG CAACAGGCATGGCCCACAGATGATGTGGCTCACATCTATGATAAGTGCATTTCAGACCTGGAGCAGCACGTGCATGCAATTCCACCTGCCCTGGCCATGAACCCACAGACCCAGGCCATGCGCAGCCTTCTGGAGGCCATTGTCATGGCTAGAAACTCCCGTGATGGCATAGCTGCCCTGGGCCTTTTGCAGAAG GCTGTGGAGGGTCTTCTGGATGCCACCAGTGGCGCTGATCCTGATCTTTTGCTGAGCTACAGggagtgccacctgctggtgctGAAAGCCCTACAGGACGGTCGTGCCTACGGTCCACAGTGGTGCAACAAACAAATCACCAG ATGCCTGATTGAGTGCAGAGATGAATACAAGTACAACGTTGATGCTGTGGAGCTCCTCATTAGAAACCACCTGGTCAACATGCAGCAGTATGACTTACACCTGGCTCAG tccatgGAGAACGGGCTCAACTACATGGCCGTGGCATTCGCCATGCAGCTGGTGAAGCTCCTACTGGTTGATGAGCGTAGCGGGAGTCACATCACTGAAGCGGATCTCTTCCACACCATTGAGACGCTGATGAGGACCAACGCCCACTCCAGAGCTAATGCTCCTGAAGG TTTGCCCCAGCTGATGGATGTTGTCCGCTCCAACTATGAGGCCATGATCGATCGTCACCATGGTGGGCCGAACTTCATGATGCACTCTGGGATTTCTCAAGCCTCCGAGTATGATGACCCACCAGGCCTTAGAGAGAAGGCAGAGTACCTGCTGAGAGAATGGGTCAACCTATACCACTCAGCAGCTGCAGGAAGAGACAGCACCAAGGCCTTCTCTGCATTCGTTGGCCAG atgCACCAGCAGGGCATCCTGAAGACCGATGACCTGATCACTCGCTTCTTCCGGCTGTGCACAGAAATGTGTGTGGAGATCAGTTATCGTGCTCAAGCCGAACAGCAGCACCCAACCACCAGCCCTGCCATCATCAGAGCCAAGTGCTACCACAACCTGGATGCTTTTGTTCGTCTCATTGCGCTTCTTGTCAAACACTCCGGAGAGGCCACCAACACGGTCACCAAAATCAACCTTCTCAACAAGGTTGGAATGCTTACAATG GTTCTAGGCATTGTGGTGGGTGTGTTGATCCAGGATCACGATGTGAGGCAGACGGAGTTCCAGCAGCTTCCGTACCACAGAATCTTCATCATGCTCCTGCTGGAGCTAAACGCACCAGAGCATGTGCTGGAGACCATCAACTTCCAGACCCTCACTGCCTTCTG CAATACCTTCCACATCCTGAGGCCAACTAAAGCACCTGGTTTCGTCTATGCTTGGCTGGAGCTCATCTCACACCGCATCTTCATTGCCAGAATGCTTGCACATACCCCACAACAGAAG GGTTGGCCAATGTATGCCCAGCTGCTGATAGACTTGTTCAAGTATCTTGCACCCTTCTTAAGGAATGTTGAACTCAACAAACCTATGCAAATTCTCTACAAG GGAACACTTCGTGTGCTGCTTGTCCTGCTACATGACTTCCCAGAATTCCTGTGTGACTACCATTATGGTTTCTGCGACGTCATCCCGCCCAACTGCATCCAGCTGAGGAACCTGATCCTGAGTGCCTTCCCCCGCAATATGAGGCTTCCAGACCCCTTCACCCCTAATCTGAAG GTGGATATGCTGAGTGAGATCAACATCGCTCCCCGCATCCTCACTAACTTCACCGGTGTGATGCCGTCCCAGTTTAAGAAGGATCTTGACTCCTACCTCAAGACCCGTTCTCCTGTCACCTTCCTTTCTGAGCTGCGCAGCAACCTGCAG GTGTCCAACGAGCCAGGCAACCGTTACAACATTCAGCTGATCAATGCTCTGGTGCTATACGTTGGAACCCAGGCCATTGCCCACATCCACAACAAGGGTAGCACTCCCTCCATGAGCACCATCACTCACTCGGCTCACATGGACATCTTCCAGAACCTCGCAGTCGATCTAGACACTGAGG GCCGCTATCTGTTCCTGAATGCGATAGCCAATCAGCTGCGTTATCCAAACAGCCACACGCACTACTTTAGCTGTACCATGCTGTATTTGTTTGCCGAGGCCAATGCTGAAGCCATTCAAGAGCAGATCACCAG GGTCCTGCTGGAGAGGCTGATTGTGAACAGGCCGCACCCGTGGGGTCTGCTCATCACCTTCATTGAGCTGATCAAGAACCCTGCCTTTAAGTTCTGGAGCCATGATTTTGTGCACTGTGCCCCAGAGATCGAGAA GTTGTTCCAGTCGGTGGCTCAGTGCTGCATGGGGCAGAAGCAAGCCCAGCAGGTGATGGAGGGAACGGGTGCCAGTTAG